GCACTTGCATCAACTGAAACATTGGTTCTAGCTCCAGTGACTCCCATGACAGAGGCGGCATAGACAAAACCGCCAGTCTTAGCAGTCACTTTGGCCAAGCGAGCATCTGAAGTACTTGGTGCAACGACATAAATTGGATTAATCCCAGAGTTATCAACGGCCTCTAACCAACGGGCGGATTCTTCAATTGTTAGATCCGGTGTAATAACCCCAGAGCCACCGTTATCTGCGATGGACTGTGCAAACTCGTTCACACCATATTTTTCAATAGGATTCCAATACGTCATAACAACCGATGCAACACCGGTATCACTTGCCACCTTCAGAGCTGAAAAGACATCTGCAGCATTTGTCCCACCTTTAAGGGAAATCTCTGCAGCCTCTTGAATTGTTGGACCATCCATAATCGGATCAGAGTATGGATAACCGATTTCAATTGCATCAACGCCCGCCTCTGCCAGAGCTTTGATTGCTTTTTCGCACCCTGATTTGGAAGGAAAACCTGCTGGAATATATGCAATGAGTGCAGCTCTATTTTCTGAACGAGTTCTTTCAAAAACTAGATCTAAAGCTGTGCTCACAATGGAATACCGAAATAATCTGCCGCAGTCTGAACATCTTTATCTCCACGTCCAGAAAGGTTAATAAGTAGAGTCGCATCAGGACCTAACACATTTCCTAGTACCAGCGCACCAGCTAAAGCGTGAGCAGTTTCAATTGCTGGGATTATTCCCTCTGTTCTAGAAAAGAGAGAGAACGCAGCCATGGCTGCATCATCATTTACTGCACGATATTCGGCGCGACCAATGTCATGTAGGTAGGCGTGCTCTGGACCAACACCTGGATAATCTAAACCGGCAGAGATTGAATGGGATTCAATCGTCTGTCCGTTTTCATCTTGCAAAACATAAGAGCGAGTTCCGTGCAATACACCCTCTGAACCACCGCTAATTGTTGCTGCATGGCGACCAGTTTCAATTCCATCCCCGCCAGCTTCCAAACCAATCAAACGTACTCCCGCATCAGGGATGAATGCATGGAAAATTCCGATTGCATTAGATCCTCCCCCAACGCATGCAAGAACAGCATCAGGTAATTTTCCGGTCAAGGCTAGAACTTGTTCACGGGCTTCTTCACCGATAATTTTATGGAAATCGCGCACCATTGTTGGGAATGGATGCGGTCCTGCAACTGTGCCCAACATGTAATGAGTTGTTGCAACATTTGTTACCCAATCGCGCATTGCTTCGTTAATAGCATCTTTAAGAGTGCGAGAGCCTGAAGTGACTGGAACAACTTCAGCCCCTAACAACTTCATTCGTGCAACATTGAGTGCTTGGCGGCGTGTGTCTTCTTCGCCCATGTAAACAACACATTCAAGTCCCATGAGCGCTGCAGCAGTTGCTGATGCAACGCCATGTTGTCCTGCGCCAGTTTCAGCGATGATGCGCTTCTTACCCATCTTCTTGGTAAGTAGTGCTTGACCTAAAACGTTATTAATCTTGTGGCTACCAGTGTGGTTGAGATCTTCTCGCTTGAGCAGAATTCTTGCCCCACCTGCGTGTTCAGAAAATCTCTTAGCTTCTGTGATGATGCTTGGACGTCCTGTGTATGTGCGATGTAGTTCGGCCAGCTCTGCTTGGAAAACTGGATCAGTTTTTGCCGCGTTATGCGCTGCCTCTAGCTCATCAAGAGCTCCAATAAGTGCTTCGGGCACAAAGCGACCACCGTATTGACCAAAGTGGCCAAGGACATCACCTAATTGGATTGTCATGAACTAATCCTATCCGTGCCTAGAAGTTCGCGCATCGCCAACTCTGGATTGGCTGCGCGCACCAATGCCTCACCCACCAGAATCGCCGTCGCCCCATTGTTTTGTGCAAATTCGACTTCAGAGCGCTTGGAGATTCCAGATTCTGCGACGCGCACCACATCTTTTGGGATGAGAGGCAAAAGCTGCGCAAATGCACTTGCATCAACATCTAGGGTCTTTAAGTTACGGGAGTTAACACCAACAATGCGCGGTGAGATCTCTAACGCTCTCTCCATTTCATCATGTGTATGTACTTCAACAAGTGCTCGCATATGCAAACCCTCTGCTAATTGATGAAAATCGTTGAGTTGTGACTTACTCAATGCAGCAACAATAAGAAGCACAACATCTGCGCCATGGGCGCGTGCTTCAAAGAATTGATATTCATCAACCATAAAATCTTTACGCAGTATAGGAATATTCACTCGCGAACGGACCGCATCTAAGTCATCAAGTGAACCGCCAAAGCGTCGTCTTTCAGTCAACACGCTAATTACGCTGGCACCAGCGTTTTCATACTGCTCAGCCAAACTTGCAGGATCTGCAATTGTCGCAAGTGCTCCCTTGCTCGGCGAAGAGCGCTTAACTTCAGCAATCACTGAGAGTTCATTTTGAAGTAGCTTCTCTAAAGGATCGCGCACCGGTGCCGCTTTATCCATGGCCTCTTGCAGTTGAGCTAAAGGTTTTCTACGAGCAGCTAAATCTTCCCGAACGCCTTCAATAATCGAATCCAGGACGCTCATTTTTTATCCTGCACAGTTGGGTCAATGCCTTCATCAAGTGCGCTCCACGTGTTGAGCACACGAGGCTTTCTCTCATAGCGTGAAGAAAGCTTGAACTTCTTACCAATAAGCAGCACTAAGGAATAAACAACAAGAATGCTCAAGGCGATTGCAATTGATTGTTCCATTAGTTCTTTCGCAATCTATTTGCCGAATCCACTGCCATCAACACAGCTGCTGCCTTATTTCTACACTCTTGATTCTCTGACTCCGCATCAGAGTCTGCAACGATTCCGGCCCCTGCTTGCACGTAAGCAACACCATCATGAATTAACGCAGTTCTAATCGCAATGCATGTGTCAATATTTCCAGTGAAATCTATATAACCGACAATGCCTCCATAGACTCCGCGACGAGTTGGCTCGAGCTCTTCAATAATCTCCATCGCTCGAGGCTTTGGTGCACCAGATAATGTGCCAGCAGGAAAGACTGCAAAGAGTGCATCTACTGGAGTTGATTTCTCGCCCAAAGTGCCAGTAACAGTTGAAACAATATGCATGACGTGCGAATAGCGTTCAATGTGCA
This DNA window, taken from Candidatus Planktophila vernalis, encodes the following:
- the trpA gene encoding tryptophan synthase subunit alpha, which codes for MSTALDLVFERTRSENRAALIAYIPAGFPSKSGCEKAIKALAEAGVDAIEIGYPYSDPIMDGPTIQEAAEISLKGGTNAADVFSALKVASDTGVASVVMTYWNPIEKYGVNEFAQSIADNGGSGVITPDLTIEESARWLEAVDNSGINPIYVVAPSTSDARLAKVTAKTGGFVYAASVMGVTGARTNVSVDASALVARVKNTTKLPVSVGLGVSTREQAKQVAAYADGVIVGSAFIKLLLTAKSEQEGLDAISALAKELALGVREGR
- the trpB gene encoding tryptophan synthase subunit beta, which codes for MTIQLGDVLGHFGQYGGRFVPEALIGALDELEAAHNAAKTDPVFQAELAELHRTYTGRPSIITEAKRFSEHAGGARILLKREDLNHTGSHKINNVLGQALLTKKMGKKRIIAETGAGQHGVASATAAALMGLECVVYMGEEDTRRQALNVARMKLLGAEVVPVTSGSRTLKDAINEAMRDWVTNVATTHYMLGTVAGPHPFPTMVRDFHKIIGEEAREQVLALTGKLPDAVLACVGGGSNAIGIFHAFIPDAGVRLIGLEAGGDGIETGRHAATISGGSEGVLHGTRSYVLQDENGQTIESHSISAGLDYPGVGPEHAYLHDIGRAEYRAVNDDAAMAAFSLFSRTEGIIPAIETAHALAGALVLGNVLGPDATLLINLSGRGDKDVQTAADYFGIPL
- the trpC gene encoding indole-3-glycerol phosphate synthase TrpC, with the translated sequence MSVLDSIIEGVREDLAARRKPLAQLQEAMDKAAPVRDPLEKLLQNELSVIAEVKRSSPSKGALATIADPASLAEQYENAGASVISVLTERRRFGGSLDDLDAVRSRVNIPILRKDFMVDEYQFFEARAHGADVVLLIVAALSKSQLNDFHQLAEGLHMRALVEVHTHDEMERALEISPRIVGVNSRNLKTLDVDASAFAQLLPLIPKDVVRVAESGISKRSEVEFAQNNGATAILVGEALVRAANPELAMRELLGTDRISS